A part of Melittangium boletus DSM 14713 genomic DNA contains:
- a CDS encoding S-methyl-5'-thioadenosine phosphorylase yields the protein MTPSSSPVIGIIGGSGLYQIDGLTDVSWRQVSSPFGAPSDALCFGTLEGTPVVFLPRHGRGHRVPPSEINFRANIDALKRAGVTDVLSVSAVGSLREDLPPGTFVVVDQFIDRTFAREKSFFGTGCVAHVSVAKPVCRRLGDAVMDACGDVTIAARRGGTYLVMEGPQFSSLAESELYRAWGCSVIGMTNMPEAKLAREAELCYASVAMVTDFDSWHPGHDAVTVDQVVSVMHANSGKARALVKNVVPRLGGHAGPCVHGCQRALDHALITAPEARDPAMLAKLDAVAGRVLKR from the coding sequence AGATCGATGGCCTGACGGACGTCTCCTGGCGCCAGGTGTCCTCGCCCTTCGGCGCGCCCTCGGACGCGTTGTGCTTCGGCACGCTCGAGGGCACGCCCGTCGTGTTCCTGCCCCGCCATGGCCGGGGCCACCGCGTTCCGCCCTCGGAGATCAACTTCCGGGCGAACATCGACGCGCTCAAGCGCGCGGGCGTGACGGACGTGCTGAGTGTGTCCGCAGTGGGCAGCCTGCGCGAGGACCTGCCTCCAGGCACCTTCGTGGTGGTGGATCAATTCATCGACCGGACGTTCGCGCGGGAGAAGAGCTTCTTTGGCACCGGGTGCGTGGCGCACGTGTCCGTGGCGAAGCCGGTGTGCCGGCGGCTCGGGGACGCGGTGATGGACGCCTGCGGGGACGTGACCATCGCGGCGCGCCGGGGCGGCACCTACCTGGTGATGGAGGGGCCGCAGTTCTCCTCCCTCGCCGAGAGCGAGCTGTACCGGGCGTGGGGTTGCAGCGTGATCGGCATGACGAACATGCCCGAGGCCAAGCTCGCCCGGGAGGCGGAGCTCTGCTACGCGAGCGTGGCCATGGTGACGGACTTCGACTCCTGGCACCCGGGGCACGACGCCGTCACGGTGGATCAGGTGGTGTCGGTGATGCACGCCAACTCGGGCAAGGCGCGCGCACTGGTGAAGAACGTGGTGCCCCGGCTCGGCGGACACGCGGGGCCCTGCGTCCACGGCTGCCAGCGGGCGCTCGACCACGCCCTCATCACCGCCCCCGAGGCGCGGGATCCCGCCATGCTCGCGAAGCTCGACGCCGTGGCGGGACGAGTGCTGAAGCGCTGA
- the mtnA gene encoding S-methyl-5-thioribose-1-phosphate isomerase: MKVHGKAMRSVWAEPDGSVGIIDQTRLPHAFVTLRLSTLDAAAHAIRSMQVRGAPLIGAVAAYGVCLALREDASDPALEHACTLLQATRPTAVNLAWALEGIRQALRPLAPSERPAAAWKHAALLCDEDVAINRAIGGHGLALIREAWARKGREGRVNVLTHCNAGWLATVDWGTALAPLYLAHDEGLPLHVWVDETRPRNQGASLTAWELGQHGVPHTVISDNVGGHLMQHGQVDLCIVGTDRTTARGDVANKIGTYLKALAAKDNGVPFYVALPSPTIDWTLGDGVRDIPIEQRDGREVTDVSGRLSSGEVATVRITPEGSPVANYGFDVTPARLVTALVTERGVCPASEEGLLTLFPERRPARGTGT, encoded by the coding sequence ATGAAGGTCCACGGAAAAGCCATGCGCAGCGTCTGGGCCGAGCCGGATGGCTCGGTCGGCATCATCGACCAGACGCGCCTGCCCCACGCCTTCGTGACGCTGCGCCTCTCCACGCTGGACGCGGCGGCCCACGCCATCCGTTCCATGCAGGTGCGAGGGGCGCCGCTCATCGGCGCGGTGGCGGCCTACGGGGTGTGCCTGGCGTTGCGCGAGGACGCCTCCGACCCGGCCCTGGAGCACGCATGCACCCTTCTCCAGGCCACCCGGCCCACGGCCGTCAACCTCGCCTGGGCGCTCGAGGGCATCCGCCAGGCGCTCCGTCCCTTGGCTCCGTCCGAGCGCCCCGCCGCCGCGTGGAAGCACGCCGCCCTCCTGTGTGACGAGGACGTGGCCATCAACCGCGCCATCGGCGGCCATGGGCTCGCGCTCATCCGAGAGGCCTGGGCGCGCAAGGGCCGTGAGGGACGGGTGAACGTGCTCACCCACTGCAACGCGGGCTGGCTCGCCACGGTGGACTGGGGCACGGCGCTCGCGCCCCTGTACCTGGCGCACGACGAGGGCCTGCCCCTCCACGTCTGGGTGGACGAGACGCGGCCGCGCAACCAGGGCGCGAGCCTCACCGCGTGGGAGCTGGGCCAGCACGGCGTGCCCCATACCGTCATCTCCGACAACGTGGGCGGGCACCTCATGCAGCACGGCCAGGTGGACCTGTGCATCGTGGGCACGGACCGCACCACGGCACGCGGCGACGTGGCGAACAAGATTGGCACCTACCTCAAGGCGCTCGCGGCGAAGGACAACGGCGTGCCCTTCTACGTGGCATTGCCCTCGCCCACCATCGACTGGACGCTCGGAGACGGGGTGCGCGACATCCCCATCGAGCAGCGGGACGGACGCGAGGTGACGGACGTGAGCGGCCGGCTTTCGTCCGGCGAGGTGGCCACGGTGCGCATCACCCCCGAGGGCAGTCCCGTGGCCAACTATGGCTTCGACGTGACGCCCGCGCGGCTCGTCACGGCGCTCGTCACCGAGCGGGGCGTGTGTCCGGCCTCCGAGGAAGGCCTGCTCACGCTCTTCCCCGAGCGGCGCCCGGCGCGGGGGACGGGCACATGA
- a CDS encoding class II aldolase/adducin family protein: MSTLEHLAEREAMIALARRMNDSGLNQGTSGNLSQRVDGGFLITPSGMDYDALMPEDIVHMRLDGTSEGRREPSSEWRIHRDVLATRPEVGGVLHAHSMFSTSLACLRRPIPAFHYMVTRAGGENIRCADYATFGSEELSRHVLMALEGRRACLMANHGMLAVGDSLPSAFKLAVEVETLAAMYWRALQVGEPVLLDSDEMARVLEKWKTYGQTAVPTSRP; the protein is encoded by the coding sequence ATGAGCACGCTCGAACACCTGGCCGAGCGCGAGGCGATGATCGCCCTGGCGCGGAGGATGAATGACTCGGGGCTCAACCAGGGCACGAGCGGCAACCTGAGCCAGAGGGTGGACGGGGGCTTCCTCATCACCCCGTCGGGGATGGACTACGACGCGCTCATGCCCGAGGACATCGTGCACATGCGCCTGGACGGCACGTCCGAGGGCCGGCGCGAGCCTTCCTCCGAGTGGCGCATCCACCGGGACGTGCTCGCCACGCGGCCCGAGGTGGGGGGCGTGCTGCACGCGCACTCCATGTTCAGCACGAGCCTCGCGTGCTTGCGCCGGCCCATTCCAGCGTTCCACTACATGGTGACGCGGGCGGGAGGGGAGAACATCCGCTGCGCGGACTACGCCACGTTCGGCTCGGAGGAGCTGTCGCGCCATGTGCTCATGGCACTGGAGGGACGGCGCGCGTGCCTGATGGCCAACCACGGCATGCTCGCGGTGGGTGACAGCCTTCCGAGCGCCTTCAAGCTCGCGGTGGAAGTGGAAACACTCGCGGCCATGTACTGGCGGGCGCTCCAGGTGGGCGAGCCCGTGTTGCTGGATTCGGACGAGATGGCCCGGGTGCTCGAGAAGTGGAAGACCTACGGGCAGACGGCCGTGCCCACTTCACGCCCCTAA
- a CDS encoding IS4 family transposase, translating into MVRRTLEHALSSQWIDEVFEANREQQYTRELLFSSVVDLMGVVALGLRPSLHAAAQSDPDLTVSLAALYDKVNHTEPQVVRALVQGSAERLLPVVRPMKKQGPWAAGYQVRVLDGNHLPASEKRLKPLREFRGAALPGQSLVVYAPELSLVVDVLPAEDAHAQERALMGPVLERVREGELWLADRNFSTSRILRAVHEKRAAFIIREHGVSPNPTALGERREVGRGPAGRVYEQAVRVEGEEPLELRRIEVELEEPTEDGETAIRLLTNVPEEKLSAVEVAQLYRKRWTIEGMFGELEAVLESEVRSLGRPRAALLAFGVAVLAYNVLSVVKTAVEASHDLEAANMQVSTYYIAAEVKFAYGGMMMVVEPEDWSGQEVRSAEQLSELLLELAKKVKPSTLRKHPRAAKKKVKKGYVPGEVARKHVATARVLKGEKIS; encoded by the coding sequence ATGGTGCGCCGCACGCTTGAGCATGCCCTGAGTTCGCAATGGATTGATGAGGTATTCGAAGCGAACCGAGAGCAGCAGTACACGCGCGAGTTGCTCTTCTCCTCGGTAGTGGATTTGATGGGAGTGGTGGCGCTGGGACTGCGACCGTCGCTGCACGCCGCGGCGCAGTCCGACCCGGACTTGACCGTCTCGCTGGCGGCGCTCTACGACAAAGTCAATCACACCGAGCCCCAGGTGGTGCGAGCCCTGGTGCAAGGGAGCGCGGAGAGGTTGTTGCCCGTGGTGCGGCCCATGAAGAAGCAGGGGCCGTGGGCGGCGGGTTACCAGGTGCGAGTCTTGGATGGCAATCACCTCCCCGCCAGTGAGAAGCGGCTCAAACCGTTGAGAGAATTCCGAGGAGCTGCGCTGCCCGGACAGTCGTTGGTGGTGTATGCGCCGGAGTTGAGCCTGGTGGTGGATGTGCTGCCGGCTGAAGACGCGCATGCACAAGAGCGGGCGTTGATGGGGCCGGTGTTGGAGCGAGTGCGGGAGGGAGAATTGTGGCTGGCGGACAGGAACTTCTCCACGAGCCGGATTCTGCGCGCGGTGCATGAAAAGAGAGCGGCCTTCATCATCCGAGAGCACGGCGTGTCGCCCAATCCGACCGCGCTGGGGGAGCGGAGGGAAGTAGGCCGAGGGCCAGCGGGACGTGTGTACGAGCAGGCAGTGCGAGTGGAGGGGGAAGAGCCGTTGGAGTTGAGACGGATTGAAGTGGAGTTGGAGGAGCCAACAGAAGACGGGGAAACAGCCATTCGGCTGCTCACGAACGTGCCCGAGGAGAAACTGAGCGCCGTGGAGGTAGCGCAGCTGTACAGGAAGCGCTGGACGATTGAAGGGATGTTTGGAGAGTTGGAGGCCGTGCTCGAGAGCGAGGTGCGGAGTTTGGGGAGACCACGAGCGGCGCTGCTGGCCTTTGGGGTGGCGGTACTGGCCTACAATGTGTTATCGGTGGTGAAAACCGCGGTGGAAGCCAGCCATGACCTGGAGGCTGCCAATATGCAGGTGTCCACCTATTACATTGCCGCCGAAGTGAAGTTCGCTTACGGAGGAATGATGATGGTGGTGGAGCCGGAGGACTGGAGCGGACAGGAGGTACGGAGCGCGGAGCAGTTGAGTGAGCTCCTGCTGGAGCTAGCGAAGAAGGTGAAGCCTTCCACATTGCGCAAACATCCCCGCGCCGCCAAGAAGAAGGTGAAGAAAGGCTATGTACCGGGAGAGGTGGCGCGCAAGCATGTGGCAACAGCACGTGTGCTCAAGGGCGAGAAAATCTCCTGA
- a CDS encoding ArsA-related P-loop ATPase, protein MDGLWDRRALLVSGKGGVGKTSVAAALARAAVNAGRRVLLAEVEVGSETNEGPSPLAELVGARVNGASVTPVSPNLSFVRLSAIEGQRLFLQEILPLRVMADAAMRTRALRRFLEAAPALREMGVLFQMLHLIRLTRAEGDPRHPLCILDLPATGHALALAALPDTLLTVMPGGPIGRAVREGMALLRDPALTGAVLVTLPEPLPVSETLELATAIQRHGIPIAAGVLNRMPDNPFSPDGRAAVEQLLGAHGPHRGQRALGRLDRARAAQARLEANFPAPLLTLPEFPASGPRLVELLATHLSPPPTASASPERRGAGAQP, encoded by the coding sequence GTGGATGGATTGTGGGATCGCAGGGCGTTGCTGGTCTCGGGCAAGGGCGGCGTGGGCAAGACGAGTGTCGCGGCGGCGCTCGCGCGCGCGGCCGTGAACGCGGGCCGCCGGGTGTTGCTCGCCGAGGTGGAAGTGGGCTCGGAGACGAACGAGGGCCCCTCTCCCCTGGCCGAGCTCGTGGGCGCGCGCGTCAACGGGGCGAGCGTCACCCCGGTGTCCCCGAACCTGTCCTTCGTGCGCCTGTCCGCCATCGAGGGCCAGCGGCTCTTCCTGCAGGAAATCCTCCCCCTGCGCGTCATGGCCGACGCGGCCATGCGCACCCGCGCCCTGCGCCGCTTCCTCGAGGCCGCTCCGGCGCTGCGGGAAATGGGCGTGCTCTTCCAGATGCTGCACCTCATCCGGCTCACCCGCGCGGAGGGCGACCCGCGGCATCCGCTGTGCATCCTGGACTTGCCCGCCACGGGCCATGCGCTCGCGCTCGCGGCGCTGCCGGACACGCTGCTCACCGTCATGCCCGGCGGGCCCATTGGCCGCGCGGTGCGCGAGGGCATGGCGCTCCTGCGCGACCCGGCCCTCACCGGCGCGGTGCTCGTCACGCTGCCCGAGCCCCTGCCCGTGAGCGAGACGCTGGAGCTGGCCACCGCCATCCAGCGCCACGGCATTCCCATCGCCGCGGGGGTGCTCAACCGCATGCCGGACAACCCCTTCTCGCCGGATGGGCGCGCGGCGGTGGAGCAGTTGCTCGGCGCGCATGGGCCCCACCGGGGACAGCGCGCCCTGGGCCGGCTGGATCGGGCCCGCGCGGCGCAGGCCCGCCTGGAGGCGAACTTTCCCGCCCCGCTGCTCACCCTGCCCGAGTTTCCCGCGTCGGGGCCCCGGCTGGTGGAGTTGCTCGCCACGCACCTGTCCCCGCCTCCCACCGCGTCCGCCTCGCCCGAGCGCCGAGGCGCCGGAGCCCAGCCATGA
- a CDS encoding ArsA family ATPase, whose amino-acid sequence MNLQSLLRDKRVLVLCGAGGVGKTTTAAALGVAAARAGRKVLVLTIDPARRLAEAMGMKEGGAEPTSIPAERLYAGGPAGTGQLDVWMLDPRIVFERFVRRLSPTPEAARTILDNRLYRFLSDLVAGMQEYAAAEALDHFLDEGRYELIVLDTPPSRHALDFLEAPGRLARFLDDRIVSLFLPEDKGRGGRLWRKTSQLLGNVLGSIFGEGFTQEMRAFLGAFSGLFAGIRLRADRLRERLSAQDAAFLLVTSPEQASLDEAAYFRDMLRERGLPFAGYVLNRSWAREDGLAAPEELLRHVSDDTARGGVQALIHLAEQERARAEVHRGLLQRLAEKLPAGAVAVAAPESGGELEDFGGLVRLGDALATS is encoded by the coding sequence ATGAATCTGCAATCCCTGCTGCGTGACAAACGCGTGCTCGTGCTGTGTGGCGCGGGCGGCGTGGGCAAGACGACGACGGCGGCGGCCCTGGGCGTGGCGGCCGCGCGCGCGGGCCGCAAGGTGCTGGTGCTCACCATCGATCCCGCGCGGCGGCTCGCCGAGGCCATGGGCATGAAGGAGGGGGGCGCGGAGCCCACCTCCATTCCCGCCGAGCGCCTGTACGCCGGAGGCCCGGCGGGCACGGGCCAGCTGGACGTGTGGATGTTGGACCCCCGCATCGTGTTCGAGCGCTTCGTGCGGCGGCTGTCCCCCACGCCCGAGGCGGCGCGCACCATCCTCGACAACCGCCTCTACCGCTTCCTGTCGGACCTGGTGGCGGGCATGCAGGAGTACGCCGCGGCCGAGGCGTTGGATCATTTCCTCGACGAGGGCCGCTACGAGCTCATCGTGCTGGACACGCCCCCGAGCCGCCACGCGCTCGACTTCCTGGAGGCACCGGGACGGCTCGCGCGCTTCCTGGATGATCGGATCGTCTCGCTCTTCCTGCCCGAGGACAAGGGGCGCGGGGGGCGGCTGTGGCGCAAGACGTCGCAGCTGCTGGGCAACGTGCTGGGCAGCATCTTCGGCGAGGGCTTCACCCAGGAGATGCGCGCCTTCCTGGGCGCATTCAGCGGGCTGTTCGCCGGCATCCGCCTGCGCGCGGATCGGCTGCGCGAGCGGCTGTCCGCCCAGGACGCGGCTTTCCTGCTGGTGACGTCGCCCGAGCAGGCCTCGCTCGACGAGGCGGCCTACTTCCGCGACATGCTGCGCGAGCGCGGGCTGCCCTTCGCCGGCTATGTGCTCAACCGCTCCTGGGCCCGCGAGGACGGACTGGCGGCCCCGGAGGAACTGCTGCGGCACGTGTCGGACGACACCGCGCGCGGCGGAGTGCAGGCGCTCATCCACCTGGCCGAGCAGGAGCGGGCACGCGCCGAGGTGCACCGGGGCCTGTTGCAGCGGCTCGCGGAGAAGCTACCCGCGGGGGCCGTGGCCGTGGCCGCGCCCGAGTCCGGCGGCGAGTTGGAGGACTTCGGGGGCCTCGTGCGCCTGGGCGACGCGCTCGCCACGTCGTGA
- a CDS encoding CBS domain-containing protein, which yields MAQLPPSNGTHSPADRDRRAAESPPGSSARAESDVTGWSVERDEPPEMRQGRFHRAAQMRMADPRTDTPPTEDARVRIPGGPYGRDDRALDDAVGRGAGPRLGDQDWDTSQETRRPAREYRPWNRHGAGEEASAPATRAPPAPTSTPGRRWTREPLTAREVMTRQVRTVRLDSGLREVARLMKDEDCGIVPVVDERGRLRGVVTDRDLVVRALAEGRSPDSLRAQDVMTDEVEAVLPHETLPDLIALMGHHQVRRVPVVERDDRLIGIVSMADIATRAEHDEELQDALHRVSARRSFWSRLY from the coding sequence ATGGCGCAGCTTCCGCCGTCCAACGGCACCCACTCCCCAGCGGATCGGGATCGCCGCGCCGCGGAGTCGCCCCCGGGCTCGAGCGCGCGCGCGGAGTCGGACGTCACCGGCTGGAGCGTCGAGCGCGACGAGCCCCCCGAGATGCGCCAGGGCCGCTTCCACCGCGCCGCCCAGATGCGCATGGCCGACCCCCGCACCGACACGCCGCCCACCGAGGACGCGCGGGTGCGAATACCGGGCGGACCCTATGGCCGGGATGATCGCGCGCTCGACGACGCCGTGGGCAGGGGCGCGGGGCCTCGCCTGGGCGATCAGGATTGGGACACGTCCCAGGAAACCCGGCGTCCCGCCCGGGAGTACCGGCCGTGGAACCGCCACGGCGCCGGCGAGGAAGCGAGCGCCCCGGCGACACGCGCGCCCCCGGCTCCCACGTCCACCCCGGGACGCCGCTGGACCCGCGAGCCGCTGACGGCGCGCGAGGTGATGACGCGGCAGGTGCGCACCGTGAGGCTCGACAGCGGACTGCGCGAGGTGGCGCGGCTGATGAAGGACGAGGACTGCGGCATCGTCCCGGTGGTGGACGAGCGGGGCCGGCTGCGAGGCGTCGTCACGGATCGCGACCTGGTCGTCCGGGCCCTGGCCGAGGGGCGTTCGCCGGACAGCCTGAGAGCCCAGGACGTGATGACGGACGAGGTGGAGGCCGTGCTGCCCCACGAGACCCTGCCGGATTTGATCGCGCTCATGGGCCACCACCAGGTGCGCCGCGTGCCCGTGGTGGAACGCGACGACCGGCTCATCGGCATCGTGTCGATGGCGGACATCGCCACGCGCGCCGAGCACGACGAGGAGTTGCAGGACGCCCTGCATCGCGTCTCGGCCCGGCGCTCATTCTGGAGCCGGCTGTACTAG
- a CDS encoding nuclear transport factor 2 family protein: MSMERARRFVDALTRLEETGDAEALLALFGEDAQVSNVVSHRTFHGREGARDFWTEYKGMLRQVKSTFRNMIESGDRVALEWESSGTAHNGAAVDYEGVSIIEWDGERISRFYAYFDPRQLGQELSQGSAPRSEVPATTPA, encoded by the coding sequence ATGTCGATGGAGCGAGCACGGCGTTTCGTGGATGCACTGACGCGGCTGGAGGAGACGGGCGACGCGGAGGCCCTGTTGGCGCTCTTCGGCGAGGATGCCCAGGTGAGCAACGTGGTGTCGCACCGCACCTTCCACGGGCGGGAGGGCGCTCGGGACTTCTGGACCGAGTACAAGGGCATGCTGCGCCAGGTGAAGTCCACCTTCCGCAACATGATTGAATCGGGAGATCGCGTGGCGCTCGAGTGGGAGTCCAGCGGCACCGCGCACAACGGCGCGGCGGTGGACTACGAGGGCGTCTCCATCATCGAGTGGGACGGAGAGCGCATCTCGCGCTTCTACGCGTACTTCGATCCGCGGCAGCTGGGCCAGGAGCTGTCCCAAGGCAGTGCGCCGCGCTCGGAGGTGCCCGCCACCACGCCGGCCTAG
- a CDS encoding LysM peptidoglycan-binding domain-containing protein: MSTYSVRSGDTLSAIASRYGTTVNSLAKANGISNPNLIRTGQKLNIPGSSGAGAAPRSGGSSYTVKSGDTLSGIAQRHGTTTSALAKANNISNPNLIRVGQKLTIPGGSGASAPAPAPSKPTQNYTVKSGDTLSGIAQRFGTTTSALAKANNISNPNLIRVGQKLTIPGGDSYQPAPPSGGTGGAGPVTGPTPAPGNGQGGVSLQQLRSIMPNLSQAKAEQYLPHLNRAMAEAGINTPMRKAAFLAQLAHESGEFRYMEEIASGAAYEGRKDLGNTQPGDGVRFKGRGPIQLTGRSNYRAAGQALGIDLENNPKRAADPDVGFRTAAWFWNSRNLNSYADAGNFREVTRRINGGYNGLASREAYYNRALSVLR, translated from the coding sequence ATGAGCACCTACTCCGTCCGCAGTGGCGACACCCTGTCGGCTATCGCCAGCCGTTACGGCACCACCGTGAACAGCCTCGCCAAGGCCAACGGCATCAGCAACCCGAACCTCATCCGCACGGGGCAGAAGCTCAACATCCCGGGTTCCTCCGGTGCCGGCGCGGCGCCCCGCTCGGGCGGCTCCAGCTACACGGTGAAGTCGGGTGACACGCTCAGCGGCATCGCCCAGCGCCATGGCACCACGACGAGCGCCCTGGCCAAGGCCAACAACATCTCCAACCCCAACCTCATCCGCGTGGGGCAGAAGCTCACCATCCCCGGTGGCTCCGGCGCGAGCGCCCCCGCTCCCGCCCCGTCCAAGCCGACGCAGAACTACACGGTGAAGTCGGGTGACACGCTCAGTGGCATCGCCCAGCGCTTCGGCACCACCACGAGCGCCCTGGCCAAGGCCAACAACATCTCCAACCCCAACCTCATCCGCGTGGGGCAGAAGCTCACCATCCCCGGCGGCGACAGCTACCAGCCCGCGCCTCCCTCGGGTGGCACCGGCGGCGCGGGTCCCGTCACCGGCCCGACCCCCGCTCCCGGCAACGGCCAGGGCGGCGTGTCCCTGCAGCAGCTGCGCTCCATCATGCCCAACCTGTCGCAGGCCAAGGCGGAGCAGTACCTACCCCACCTCAACCGCGCCATGGCCGAGGCCGGCATCAACACCCCCATGCGCAAGGCCGCCTTCCTCGCGCAGCTCGCGCACGAGAGCGGCGAGTTCCGCTACATGGAGGAGATCGCCTCGGGTGCCGCCTACGAGGGCCGCAAGGACCTGGGCAACACCCAGCCGGGTGACGGCGTGCGCTTCAAGGGCCGTGGCCCCATCCAGCTCACGGGCCGCTCCAACTACCGCGCCGCGGGCCAGGCCCTGGGCATCGATCTGGAGAACAACCCCAAGCGCGCCGCGGATCCGGACGTGGGCTTCCGCACCGCCGCCTGGTTCTGGAACAGCCGCAACCTCAATTCCTACGCGGACGCGGGCAACTTCCGCGAGGTCACCCGCCGCATCAACGGTGGCTACAACGGGCTCGCCAGCCGCGAGGCCTATTACAACCGCGCGCTGAGCGTGCTGCGCTGA
- a CDS encoding double-CXXCG motif protein: MRFYRLKGPRDSAYTGDLDARRMWGALPGLRCPECGATWAGAATAYPSVDLSSLDERGAYEKARPEPFEEFARLRELVRPFVPSRAQLLPGTAFGSLVGIADGTFGAFFLHLGGIRLIQREALERLQAEGVRGLRGFRTQLLFRQENPPDLWELELLPQGRLHPECTPERPPACAKCGRDGFPFPDEPILEGASLPTDTDLFVLSDFETILIGTEWFVEAVRRLGLDDIDIREVPVR, encoded by the coding sequence GTGAGATTCTATCGACTCAAGGGTCCTAGGGACTCCGCGTACACGGGCGATCTCGATGCCCGGCGCATGTGGGGGGCGCTGCCGGGGCTTCGTTGTCCTGAGTGCGGGGCGACCTGGGCAGGTGCTGCCACCGCCTACCCGAGCGTGGATTTGTCTTCTCTCGATGAGCGCGGGGCCTATGAAAAGGCCAGACCGGAACCCTTTGAGGAATTCGCGCGACTGCGTGAACTGGTGAGGCCCTTCGTCCCTTCCAGGGCCCAACTGCTTCCAGGGACTGCGTTTGGCTCATTGGTGGGAATCGCCGATGGAACCTTTGGCGCGTTCTTTCTTCACCTGGGGGGGATACGGCTGATCCAGCGCGAGGCGCTGGAGCGCTTGCAGGCCGAGGGAGTTCGCGGCTTGCGAGGCTTCCGCACGCAACTGCTCTTTCGACAGGAAAACCCCCCGGACCTCTGGGAACTGGAACTGCTTCCTCAAGGGCGACTGCATCCGGAGTGCACTCCGGAGCGGCCACCCGCCTGCGCGAAATGCGGCCGGGACGGTTTCCCGTTCCCCGACGAGCCCATCCTGGAGGGGGCCTCTCTGCCCACGGACACGGACTTGTTCGTGTTGAGCGACTTCGAGACCATCCTCATCGGGACCGAGTGGTTCGTCGAGGCCGTGCGGCGCCTGGGGCTGGATGACATCGACATCCGCGAGGTGCCCGTGCGCTGA
- a CDS encoding TIGR02269 family lipoprotein — translation MGVLAACAGTSPRVEQAAGPAEEVTSWEEGCEDARNLVLVCQEDGEECGLFPCREVFAPEVLLAYRGGGGGIPLFGASPAPRRWWGRAPAGWPGSKQPVLTFRFNRHFDPKPPPFALPPGRWARHHLFPQAPELRDWFHQRGVPDIHQYTLLIPESVHVRIHSGGARGGIWNQAWRDYRDAHPGATPTEIYRHAGELLYRFQLTGSIVPYHGGVPR, via the coding sequence ATGGGAGTGCTCGCGGCGTGCGCGGGGACGAGCCCCCGGGTGGAGCAGGCTGCTGGGCCCGCCGAGGAAGTGACGTCCTGGGAGGAGGGCTGCGAGGACGCGCGCAATCTGGTGCTGGTGTGCCAGGAGGACGGAGAGGAGTGCGGCCTGTTCCCGTGCCGGGAGGTGTTCGCGCCCGAGGTGTTGCTGGCGTACCGAGGAGGAGGCGGAGGCATTCCGCTGTTCGGGGCGTCACCCGCGCCTAGACGCTGGTGGGGGCGCGCGCCCGCGGGTTGGCCGGGGAGCAAACAACCCGTCCTCACCTTCCGCTTCAACCGCCACTTCGATCCGAAGCCGCCGCCCTTCGCCCTGCCGCCGGGCCGTTGGGCTCGCCACCATCTCTTTCCCCAGGCCCCGGAACTGCGCGACTGGTTCCATCAGCGGGGCGTGCCCGACATCCATCAGTACACGCTCCTCATCCCTGAATCCGTCCACGTCCGGATTCACTCTGGAGGCGCGCGGGGCGGCATTTGGAACCAAGCGTGGCGGGATTATAGAGACGCCCACCCTGGAGCGACGCCAACGGAGATCTACCGCCATGCGGGCGAACTGCTCTACCGGTTTCAACTGACGGGCTCCATCGTGCCGTACCACGGAGGAGTGCCGAGGTGA
- a CDS encoding double-CXXCG motif protein, whose translation MSRFYELRAARDSRYTGDVHMDFRWQLAGVRCPSCQITASGGFTAYPSVDLSSCPVRGAYEEGRVESPEEFFRLRAQLRPYVPAEKPLLPGVRLGPLKGTAMGSFGSFFLHSLWANLMRNDALARLKAEGVRGLSGFPTELRFRQDSPPDLVELEILPHGGLHPECTSERPPACPRCGLTHFRFPDEPILDEASLPSHTDLFRLSDFETILIGTERFVEAVRRLGLDDIDIREVPVR comes from the coding sequence ATGTCCAGGTTCTACGAACTTCGAGCGGCCCGAGACTCAAGATACACGGGCGATGTCCACATGGACTTCAGGTGGCAACTGGCTGGAGTTCGCTGTCCTTCTTGTCAGATCACTGCCTCTGGAGGATTCACCGCCTATCCGAGCGTGGACCTCTCTTCGTGCCCCGTACGTGGGGCGTATGAAGAGGGCCGGGTGGAATCGCCCGAGGAGTTCTTTCGGTTGCGTGCGCAGTTGCGGCCATATGTACCGGCTGAAAAGCCCCTCTTGCCTGGAGTGCGGCTGGGTCCGCTGAAGGGGACGGCAATGGGGTCCTTCGGTTCCTTCTTCCTGCATTCGTTATGGGCGAATCTGATGCGGAATGATGCGTTGGCTCGATTGAAGGCCGAGGGCGTCCGGGGACTGAGTGGGTTTCCCACGGAACTGCGTTTCCGGCAGGACAGTCCGCCCGACCTGGTGGAGTTGGAAATCCTGCCGCATGGAGGGCTCCATCCGGAGTGCACTTCCGAGCGGCCCCCGGCTTGTCCCAGGTGTGGCCTGACGCATTTCCGTTTTCCCGACGAGCCCATCCTGGACGAGGCTTCGCTCCCCTCTCACACGGACCTGTTCCGCCTGAGTGACTTCGAGACCATCCTGATTGGGACCGAGCGGTTCGTCGAGGCCGTGCGGCGCCTGGGACTGGATGACATCGACATCCGCGAGGTGCCTGTGCGCTGA